One Sulfurirhabdus autotrophica DNA window includes the following coding sequences:
- the pstA gene encoding phosphate ABC transporter permease PstA, which produces MDTRYLRRRFVNGFNLTISLLAMAFGLFWLGWILWTLLSQGFHGLSPTLFTQMTPPPGSNGGLYNAIVGSFFMTMVATLIGTPVGILAGTYLAEFGQKGWLAPTTRFINDILLSAPSIVIGLFIYEVYVVNVKHFSGWAGSMALSLIVIPVVVRTTENMLRLVPNTLREAAAALGAPQWKIIMLVTLRASRAGILTGLLLAVARISGETAPLLFTALNNQFWSSNMNQPMANLPVVIFQFAMSPYQDWQHLAWAGALLITLGVLTLNIFARVFFRQKTALH; this is translated from the coding sequence ATGGATACTCGCTACCTACGCAGACGCTTCGTTAACGGCTTTAACCTGACAATATCATTGCTTGCAATGGCATTTGGCTTGTTCTGGCTGGGCTGGATTCTCTGGACCTTGTTATCGCAAGGTTTTCACGGCCTCAGCCCTACCCTGTTCACACAAATGACGCCACCACCCGGTAGTAATGGCGGTCTCTACAATGCCATAGTGGGCAGCTTCTTCATGACCATGGTTGCCACTCTGATTGGCACGCCGGTTGGCATTTTAGCGGGGACCTATCTGGCTGAATTTGGACAAAAAGGCTGGCTTGCACCAACAACACGCTTCATCAATGACATTCTTCTCAGTGCGCCATCTATCGTTATTGGCCTATTCATCTATGAAGTTTACGTCGTCAATGTGAAACACTTTTCGGGCTGGGCCGGTTCAATGGCACTTTCACTCATCGTTATTCCGGTCGTTGTGCGCACAACAGAAAACATGCTGCGACTCGTTCCAAATACGCTACGTGAAGCCGCAGCAGCTTTGGGTGCACCACAATGGAAAATCATCATGCTGGTTACACTGCGCGCTTCACGTGCCGGCATATTGACTGGACTCCTGCTTGCGGTTGCACGTATCAGCGGCGAGACAGCGCCACTTCTGTTTACTGCCTTGAACAATCAGTTCTGGAGCAGCAACATGAACCAGCCAATGGCTAACCTGCCAGTTGTCATTTTCCAGTTTGCCATGAGTCCTTATCAAGATTGGCAACACCTGGCCTGGGCAGGCGCACTGCTTATTACACTTGGCGTACTTACTCTAAACATCTTTGCTCGCGTATTTTTCCGTCAAAAGACAGCGCTGCATTAA
- the pstB gene encoding phosphate ABC transporter ATP-binding protein PstB, whose product MSDPIITNPKILIKDLNFYYGKFHALKNINLNIPEKKVTAFIGPSGCGKSTLLRTLNRMYELYPKQKATGEVILDGGNILDSGQDLNKLRAKVGMVFQKPTPFPMSIYDNIAFGVKLYENLRRREMAERVEWALRKAALWDEVKDKLKQSGNSLSGGQQQRLCIARAIAVKPEVVLLDEPASALDPISTAHIEELIHELKEDYTIVIVTHNMQQAARVSDYTAYMYLGELIEFADTNMIFTTPKMKATEDYISGKFG is encoded by the coding sequence ATGAGCGATCCGATCATCACGAATCCAAAAATCCTTATCAAGGACTTGAATTTTTACTACGGCAAATTTCATGCCCTGAAGAATATCAATCTGAATATTCCCGAGAAGAAGGTTACCGCTTTTATTGGCCCTTCCGGCTGTGGAAAATCAACATTGCTTCGCACCTTAAACAGGATGTATGAACTTTATCCCAAGCAAAAAGCAACGGGTGAAGTTATTCTGGACGGCGGGAATATCCTGGATTCGGGGCAGGATCTGAATAAATTACGGGCCAAGGTTGGTATGGTTTTTCAGAAACCAACCCCCTTTCCCATGTCAATTTACGACAATATCGCTTTTGGTGTAAAACTGTACGAAAACCTGAGACGTCGTGAAATGGCGGAGCGGGTTGAATGGGCACTGCGTAAAGCTGCATTATGGGATGAAGTTAAAGACAAACTCAAACAAAGCGGCAACAGCCTTTCTGGGGGACAGCAGCAACGACTGTGTATTGCGCGGGCAATTGCGGTCAAACCGGAAGTCGTATTGCTGGACGAGCCCGCTTCAGCACTTGACCCCATATCCACAGCACACATCGAAGAGTTAATTCATGAACTGAAAGAAGATTATACGATTGTAATTGTGACGCACAACATGCAACAGGCAGCCAGGGTGTCTGACTATACTGCCTATATGTATCTGGGTGAATTGATTGAATTTGCAGATACCAACATGATCTTCACCACGCCAAAGATGAAAGCAACTGAAGATTATATTTCTGGAAAGTTTGGTTAA
- the glmM gene encoding phosphoglucosamine mutase — MSRKYFGTDGVRGKVGELPITPEFVMHLGYSAGKVLAGSDRRLPSGERPGVIIGKDTRISGYMLESALQAGLSAAGVDVMLVGPMPTPAIAYLTRALRLQAGVVISASHNPFEDNGIKFFSASGSKLPDKTERAIEAGLSEPIVAMPSAQLGKAKRIEDAAGRYIEFCKSSFPNELDLRGMKIVVDCAHGATYHIAPHVFHELGAEVIAIGNQPDGLNINHHCGSTEPAALQAAVKKHKADIGIALDGDGDRLIMADADGALYDGDQLLYVIAKQRQKSGTLRGGLVGTLMTNLGMEHALEKLKVPFARANVGDRYVMEMLQQKGWYLGGETSGHILCLDKHTTGDGIVSALQVLHALRVGKSTLAEATKDLTLYPQILINVRVPKTFDFRDNIPIQAILVEAECSLEGAGRVLLRPSGTEPLVRVMVEGKSREKVQSWADTISETVRKESALTE, encoded by the coding sequence ATGAGTAGAAAATATTTTGGTACGGATGGTGTGCGCGGCAAAGTGGGTGAGTTGCCGATTACCCCGGAATTTGTCATGCATCTTGGCTATTCAGCAGGTAAAGTGCTTGCCGGTTCAGACAGGCGCCTACCTTCCGGAGAACGCCCAGGTGTGATCATTGGTAAAGATACGCGAATTTCCGGGTATATGCTGGAATCCGCCCTTCAGGCGGGACTTTCGGCTGCTGGTGTTGATGTCATGCTGGTTGGTCCTATGCCTACTCCAGCGATTGCGTACCTGACTCGTGCTCTGCGGTTACAAGCTGGCGTGGTGATCAGTGCGTCGCATAATCCATTCGAAGATAACGGTATTAAGTTCTTTTCTGCCTCAGGTAGCAAGTTACCAGATAAAACAGAACGTGCCATTGAAGCTGGCCTGAGTGAACCGATCGTTGCCATGCCATCTGCTCAGCTTGGAAAAGCTAAGCGGATAGAAGACGCTGCAGGCCGTTATATTGAATTTTGCAAAAGCAGTTTTCCAAATGAACTGGATTTGCGTGGCATGAAGATCGTGGTGGATTGTGCGCATGGTGCAACCTATCATATTGCGCCTCATGTATTTCATGAATTAGGGGCTGAAGTTATTGCGATTGGTAACCAGCCTGATGGCCTGAATATTAATCATCATTGTGGTTCAACTGAGCCGGCTGCATTGCAGGCTGCTGTAAAAAAACATAAAGCGGATATAGGTATTGCTCTGGATGGCGATGGTGATCGCCTGATTATGGCTGATGCTGATGGTGCTCTATATGATGGCGATCAACTGCTTTATGTGATTGCCAAGCAACGTCAGAAAAGCGGAACGCTAAGAGGCGGGCTGGTTGGAACCTTAATGACCAATCTGGGCATGGAACATGCGCTTGAAAAACTGAAAGTCCCTTTTGCCCGCGCAAATGTGGGTGACCGATATGTGATGGAAATGCTTCAGCAAAAAGGCTGGTATCTGGGCGGAGAAACTTCAGGGCATATTTTATGTCTGGATAAGCATACTACGGGCGATGGTATCGTTTCTGCGCTTCAGGTATTGCACGCGTTGCGAGTTGGAAAATCTACTTTGGCTGAAGCCACAAAGGATCTTACGCTGTATCCGCAAATTCTGATTAATGTGCGTGTCCCCAAAACGTTTGATTTCCGTGACAATATTCCAATTCAAGCAATTCTGGTGGAGGCTGAGTGTTCTTTGGAGGGGGCTGGCAGGGTATTGCTGCGACCTTCTGGAACGGAGCCACTAGTCAGGGTAATGGTAGAAGGAAAATCCCGGGAGAAAGTTCAGAGTTGGGCTGATACGATTTCAGAAACTGTACGCAAGGAATCGGCACTAACAGAATAG
- the folP gene encoding dihydropteroate synthase, whose product MGIVNLTPDSFSDGGKLMSHQSALDHAIQLMEEGAHILDIGGESTRPGAFPVDASEELKRILPLVEALSEQNIPVSVDTHKPEVMSAAIEAGACMINDINALQSEGALRVVASSSVGVCLMHKQGIPVNMQVSPQYGDVLVEILAFLQERVALVSHAGISPDRIVIDPGFGFGKSLAHNVQLLNRLEEFHKVGVPVLAGLSRKSMLGAITGREVGGRMAASITAAVLAVQKGAKVVRVHDVKETRDALEIIHAIEGKHE is encoded by the coding sequence ATGGGGATTGTTAACCTGACCCCCGATTCCTTTTCTGATGGTGGCAAATTGATGTCTCATCAGTCAGCCCTGGACCATGCAATTCAACTCATGGAAGAAGGTGCCCATATTCTGGATATAGGTGGGGAGTCTACACGTCCCGGGGCATTTCCCGTTGATGCGTCTGAAGAATTAAAACGTATATTGCCCCTTGTCGAAGCGCTGTCGGAACAAAACATCCCTGTTTCTGTAGACACACATAAACCAGAAGTAATGTCTGCCGCAATTGAAGCTGGCGCATGCATGATTAATGATATCAATGCATTGCAATCGGAAGGAGCACTGAGGGTGGTGGCAAGTTCTTCAGTTGGCGTGTGTCTGATGCATAAGCAGGGTATACCTGTGAACATGCAAGTATCCCCGCAATATGGAGATGTACTTGTGGAAATCCTTGCGTTTCTCCAAGAAAGAGTTGCTCTTGTTTCACATGCGGGTATTTCACCTGACCGAATTGTGATTGACCCTGGTTTTGGTTTCGGCAAAAGCTTGGCACATAATGTACAATTATTGAATCGGCTAGAGGAATTTCATAAAGTTGGGGTTCCGGTGCTGGCAGGTTTGTCCCGAAAATCTATGTTGGGGGCAATTACTGGACGAGAAGTAGGGGGGCGGATGGCTGCCAGTATCACAGCAGCTGTATTAGCAGTACAAAAAGGCGCAAAAGTTGTGCGAGTCCACGATGTAAAAGAAACAAGAGACGCCTTGGAAATTATTCATGCAATAGAGGGGAAACATGAGTAG
- the ftsH gene encoding ATP-dependent zinc metalloprotease FtsH: MNNLVKNIAIWLVVALVLMTVFNQFSSRQAAQSQIEYSQFLDEVRQGHVSKVTIEGRILKGQKSDGKRFTTYAPSDPWMVSDLLKNGVIVEAKPEEEGSFLMNIFISWFPMLLLIGVWVFFMRQMQGGGKGGAFSFGKSKARMLDETTNTVTFADVAGCDEAKEEVGELVEFLRDPSKFQKLGGRIPRGVLMIGSPGTGKTLLARAIAGEAKVPFFSISGSDFVEMFVGVGAARVRDMFEQAKKNSPCIIFIDEIDAVGRQRGAGLGGGNDEREQTLNALLVEMDGFEGVSGVIVIAATNRPDVLDPALLRPGRFDRQVVVSLPDIRGREQILLVHMRKIPMAPDVRADILARGTPGFSGADLANLVNEAALFAARGNKRLVDMDDFERAKDKIIMGAERRSVIMPEHERRNTAYHESGHAVVAKLLTKTDPVHKVTIIPRGRALGVTMQLPTEDRYSMDRENILQNISVLFGGRIAEEVFMNQMTTGASNDFERATEMARRMVTQWGMSDVLGPMVYGENEGEVFLGRSVTTHKNVSEATMQTVDVEIRRIIDEQYALARRLIEENRDKIEMMTKALLEWETLDADQINDIMEGKSPRPPKPSQSSVTPPPQDNTPSAPAPTVTTTKPAEEA; the protein is encoded by the coding sequence ATGAATAATCTGGTTAAAAATATTGCTATCTGGTTAGTTGTCGCACTTGTGTTGATGACTGTATTCAATCAGTTCAGCAGTCGTCAGGCCGCGCAAAGTCAGATAGAGTATTCCCAGTTTCTTGATGAAGTAAGGCAAGGGCATGTTTCCAAAGTTACGATAGAAGGCCGCATTTTGAAAGGTCAGAAATCGGATGGTAAACGTTTTACGACTTATGCCCCTTCTGATCCTTGGATGGTCAGTGATCTGCTGAAAAATGGTGTCATCGTTGAAGCGAAACCTGAAGAAGAAGGTTCCTTCCTGATGAATATCTTCATTTCCTGGTTTCCAATGTTGCTCTTGATTGGCGTATGGGTGTTCTTTATGCGTCAGATGCAAGGCGGGGGCAAGGGTGGCGCGTTCTCATTCGGAAAAAGCAAAGCACGCATGCTTGATGAGACTACCAATACTGTCACATTTGCTGACGTAGCCGGTTGTGATGAAGCTAAAGAAGAAGTGGGTGAGTTAGTTGAGTTTTTACGCGATCCAAGCAAATTTCAGAAGCTTGGTGGCCGCATTCCTCGAGGTGTGCTGATGATTGGTAGCCCAGGTACCGGAAAAACCTTGCTGGCCAGAGCGATTGCTGGCGAAGCTAAAGTGCCTTTCTTCAGTATTTCTGGTTCAGATTTCGTTGAGATGTTTGTTGGTGTAGGTGCAGCTCGGGTGCGTGATATGTTTGAGCAAGCCAAGAAAAACTCACCATGTATCATATTTATAGATGAAATTGATGCGGTTGGTCGCCAGCGCGGTGCTGGTCTGGGAGGTGGTAATGATGAGCGCGAACAGACGTTGAATGCATTGCTGGTAGAAATGGATGGTTTTGAAGGGGTATCTGGCGTTATTGTAATCGCAGCGACAAATCGCCCAGATGTGCTGGATCCTGCTTTGTTGCGGCCTGGTCGTTTTGACAGGCAGGTGGTTGTATCATTACCGGATATTCGTGGACGCGAGCAGATTTTACTGGTACATATGCGCAAAATTCCTATGGCGCCTGATGTGCGTGCGGACATCCTGGCTCGTGGCACACCCGGGTTTTCCGGTGCTGACCTGGCGAACCTGGTAAATGAAGCCGCTTTGTTTGCAGCCAGAGGCAATAAGCGTTTGGTGGATATGGATGATTTTGAACGCGCTAAAGACAAAATCATCATGGGTGCTGAGCGTCGTTCAGTTATCATGCCTGAGCATGAGCGTCGTAATACCGCTTACCATGAATCTGGGCATGCGGTGGTTGCGAAACTGTTAACAAAAACAGATCCTGTACATAAGGTGACGATTATTCCACGTGGCAGAGCATTGGGTGTGACTATGCAATTGCCTACCGAAGATCGTTACAGCATGGATCGAGAAAATATTTTGCAAAATATTTCAGTCTTGTTCGGCGGCCGGATTGCTGAAGAAGTTTTCATGAATCAGATGACAACAGGTGCCAGCAATGATTTTGAGCGTGCTACCGAAATGGCACGTCGAATGGTTACGCAATGGGGTATGAGTGATGTGTTGGGGCCTATGGTCTATGGAGAAAACGAAGGCGAAGTCTTCCTTGGTCGCTCAGTAACCACTCACAAGAATGTCAGTGAAGCCACTATGCAAACGGTTGATGTGGAAATTCGTCGTATTATTGATGAGCAATATGCGTTAGCGCGTCGTCTGATTGAAGAAAATCGCGACAAGATTGAAATGATGACAAAAGCCTTATTGGAGTGGGAAACTCTTGATGCGGATCAGATCAATGACATCATGGAGGGGAAATCACCTCGTCCACCCAAACCAAGTCAAAGCTCTGTGACGCCGCCTCCACAGGATAATACCCCTAGCGCACCAGCGCCAACTGTAACAACGACAAAACCTGCTGAAGAAGCGTAA
- a CDS encoding RlmE family RNA methyltransferase, which yields MKRTKTSKAWMREHINDPYVKLAKQEGYRSRAAFKLLDIDERDNLFRSGMVVVDLGATPGGWSQVVAQKVGSSGKVIALDILEMSPPAGVTFIQGDFREDAVLAQLADALQGKQVDLVISDMSPNISGIGLSDQARSMHLVELAMDFAVNYLKPEGVFLAKVFQGVGFEEFVQTMRANFKQVQTRKPKASRDRSSELYLLGKELKGESA from the coding sequence ATGAAACGAACCAAAACCAGTAAAGCATGGATGCGCGAGCATATTAATGACCCCTACGTGAAGCTTGCAAAGCAGGAAGGGTATCGTTCGCGCGCCGCTTTCAAGTTATTGGATATAGATGAGCGCGATAATCTTTTTCGTTCTGGAATGGTGGTGGTTGATTTGGGAGCTACCCCGGGGGGGTGGTCGCAAGTAGTCGCCCAAAAGGTAGGATCATCCGGAAAAGTGATCGCACTGGATATTCTGGAAATGTCGCCCCCTGCAGGTGTGACTTTTATTCAGGGTGATTTTCGTGAGGATGCAGTGCTGGCACAACTTGCTGATGCGCTGCAAGGCAAGCAGGTTGATCTGGTTATTTCTGATATGTCGCCTAATATAAGTGGCATAGGGCTCTCTGATCAGGCAAGAAGCATGCATCTGGTTGAACTTGCGATGGATTTTGCTGTCAATTACTTGAAGCCAGAAGGAGTATTCCTGGCGAAAGTTTTCCAGGGAGTAGGTTTTGAGGAGTTTGTTCAAACTATGCGCGCTAATTTCAAGCAAGTTCAAACACGTAAACCAAAAGCATCGCGTGACCGAAGCAGCGAACTATATCTGTTAGGTAAAGAATTGAAAGGTGAATCGGCGTAG
- the yhbY gene encoding ribosome assembly RNA-binding protein YhbY, with translation MLTLTPAQRRFLRAQAHALSPVVMIGDSGLTESVLKETDNSLKSHELIKIKVAGDDRTLRETILSEICTKLNAVTVQHIGKTLIIYRPAAKPKLKLP, from the coding sequence ATGTTAACACTTACCCCCGCTCAGCGCCGTTTTTTACGTGCTCAGGCACACGCACTTAGTCCGGTCGTGATGATCGGCGATTCCGGGTTAACCGAATCAGTATTAAAAGAAACGGATAATAGCCTGAAAAGTCATGAACTGATCAAGATTAAAGTTGCCGGTGATGACAGGACTTTACGTGAAACCATACTTTCCGAAATCTGTACCAAACTAAATGCAGTTACTGTACAGCATATTGGGAAAACGTTGATCATTTATCGTCCTGCTGCAAAACCCAAACTGAAATTACCTTGA
- a CDS encoding DUF4149 domain-containing protein, with protein MKNFADNLAVFAITLWVGGLWAIGYMAAPTLFANLSDRALAGMLAGKLFTLIAYVGMACGFYLLIFRLARMGVAALKQKVFWLVLAMLALTIAGHFGIQPVIAGLKAQAMPREVMESAFRSRFATWHGVASIVYLVESLLGLWLIFQHKAGSR; from the coding sequence CTGAAAAACTTTGCTGATAATTTAGCTGTTTTTGCTATCACTCTTTGGGTGGGCGGATTGTGGGCCATAGGTTATATGGCCGCACCGACACTATTTGCAAATTTATCCGACAGAGCATTGGCTGGAATGCTGGCAGGGAAATTATTTACCTTGATAGCTTATGTCGGCATGGCATGTGGTTTTTACTTGCTGATATTTCGTTTGGCAAGAATGGGCGTAGCTGCACTTAAGCAAAAGGTATTCTGGCTGGTTCTGGCCATGCTGGCACTGACAATTGCAGGTCATTTTGGTATTCAGCCTGTGATTGCAGGTCTCAAGGCACAAGCAATGCCGCGAGAAGTGATGGAAAGTGCTTTCCGAAGCAGATTTGCTACATGGCATGGTGTTGCCAGCATTGTTTATTTGGTGGAAAGTCTGCTCGGTTTGTGGTTAATTTTCCAGCACAAGGCTGGATCAAGGTAA
- the greA gene encoding transcription elongation factor GreA, with protein MNKIPLTVVGAEALRAELHQLKTVERQSVIAAIAEARSHGDLSENAEYDAAKERQSFVEGRIAEVEGKLSNAQIIDPTQLDVDGRCVFGATLDLEDLESGDKVTYQIVGDDEADIKKGKISIGSPVARALIGKYAGDVAEVQAPGGIREYEILDVKYI; from the coding sequence ATGAACAAGATTCCCTTAACCGTTGTTGGCGCAGAGGCCCTGCGCGCTGAGTTGCATCAACTTAAAACAGTAGAAAGGCAGAGCGTTATTGCCGCAATCGCTGAAGCACGCTCTCATGGCGATCTTTCTGAGAATGCAGAATATGACGCTGCCAAAGAACGTCAGAGCTTTGTAGAAGGTCGGATCGCTGAAGTGGAAGGCAAGTTGTCCAATGCACAAATTATTGATCCAACGCAATTGGATGTTGATGGGCGGTGTGTATTTGGCGCTACGCTTGATCTTGAAGATCTGGAATCTGGCGATAAAGTGACCTATCAAATTGTGGGTGATGACGAAGCAGATATAAAAAAAGGGAAGATATCCATTGGTTCGCCCGTTGCGCGCGCGCTTATCGGTAAATATGCAGGTGATGTGGCTGAAGTGCAGGCTCCAGGCGGTATACGTGAATATGAAATTTTAGACGTAAAATATATCTAG